The Armatimonadota bacterium DNA segment CCGAATTCGCCGCATACCACATCCCCGGAGCGATGCAGGCGCCCATTGACACGCTCCCGGATGAACTCGAGTTCATCGACCGCGAGACGGACTGGATCGTGGTGTGCGAACACGGTGTGCGCAGCCGGGCGGCAACGGGATACCTGCGTCAGAACGGTTTCGATCGTGTGTGTAACATGGTCGGCGGTATGGCGCGGTGGCGGGGGGCAATCGAGCGCGGCGCGCCGGCGGACCACCGCTGACACAGGAGCATCCGCCGCAACATCACAAAGCCGCAGGGGTGGAATCGGACACCAATCGTTCGGAGCCTCGGCGTCCGGGTCTCTGTGGTTTCCTCACACCGGAACGCCGATTTGCAGGAGCTGCGGGTCGCGACTCACGGATTCGGCCGGCGGGTCCGGCAGGTAGCGGTATTGTGTGTCGCGAAGCTGCGGACGGTAGCCGGCGTCGCGGATATGCCTCTGAATCTCGCTGATGGGCATCAGGAACGACGTGCCGGCGCTGGAGACCACGTTTTCCTCCATCATCGTGCTACCGAAATCGTCCACGCCGAACTTGAGGGCTATCTGCGCAATGCGCGGGCCCTGCGTGACCCAGCTGGCCTGCACGTGCGGGATGTTGTCCAGTACCAGCCGCGCCGTGGCCACCAATTTGAGGTAGTCGAATGAGGTGGCCGGCTGCCAATCCGGGCCAAGTTCGGCCTGCAGATCGGTTCCATCGGGCTGGAACGACCACGGGATGAACGCTTTGAAGCCGCCCGTTTCGTCCTGGAGCGCGCGAATCAGCATCAGGTGCTCGACGCGCATCGCGTCGTCGTCCACCGTGCCGAACATCATGGTGGCGCTGGTCGGGATCCCGAGGCGATGGGCCGTGCGCATCAGTTCGACCCAGCGCTGGGACTTTTCCTTGTAAGGCGCGATGGCATCGCGGACATCGTCCACGATCATCTCGGCGGCGCCGGGGATGCTGTCCAGGCCGGCGTCGCGCAGCCTTCGGAGAGTTTCCTCAAGGCTGAGGCGGCTGACGTGGGCGATGTAGTTGATCTCGGTGCTGCTGAATCCGTGGATATCGACGGGATACGCCGCCTTCATCGCCCGGAGCAGATCTTCGTACCACTCGATCTTCAAACCCGGGTGGAGCCCGCCTTGAAGGAGAACTTCCCGGCCGCCGGCCGCCACCAGTTCCCGGCATTTTTCGAGGATGACCTCGGTGGGCAACACGTAACCCTCATCGTGGCCGGGCGTCCGGTAGAACGCGCAGAACTTGCAGCGCACCCAGCATACGTTGGTGTAGTTGATGTTCCGGCCGATGTTATACGTGACGATTGCCTGATCGGTCACCTGTCCACGCTTCCAGTCGGCGAGGGCGGACAGCAGGTTCAGGTCCGGGCACGCCAGCAGGGCCATGGCATCTTCACGGGACAGCCTTTCGCCCGCCAGCACCTTCCGTTCCACGGTGTCAAGTTTGCTCTTCAAAGTGTCAGTCACTGGTTCGTATGCTTTCCGGCGCCGCGTCACGGCGCGCGCCCTCGTTTCGGGGTGTTCTTTCGCGCGAAAGGAAGACCTCATTCGTGCTGTAGAAGATGTAAACGTCGCGATCCTTCAGCATGTTTCCGCCAATGATGGCGGAAGGCAGCGACTCGAGCCCGTATTGTTCGAAGACGATGAGATCGCCCACGCTCACTGTTTCATCCCGGTAGGGAATCCTGCCGATCTCCATCTTTTGCGCGGCGTGCTGGGTGATGCGCACTTGCGTCCGGTCCGCGCCGGTGGTCACGATAGCTTCGCCTTCAGCCGGCGAGATTCCCGCGGATGCCGCGCCACGCTTGTTCAAAACGC contains these protein-coding regions:
- the mqnC gene encoding cyclic dehypoxanthinyl futalosine synthase, which encodes MTDTLKSKLDTVERKVLAGERLSREDAMALLACPDLNLLSALADWKRGQVTDQAIVTYNIGRNINYTNVCWVRCKFCAFYRTPGHDEGYVLPTEVILEKCRELVAAGGREVLLQGGLHPGLKIEWYEDLLRAMKAAYPVDIHGFSSTEINYIAHVSRLSLEETLRRLRDAGLDSIPGAAEMIVDDVRDAIAPYKEKSQRWVELMRTAHRLGIPTSATMMFGTVDDDAMRVEHLMLIRALQDETGGFKAFIPWSFQPDGTDLQAELGPDWQPATSFDYLKLVATARLVLDNIPHVQASWVTQGPRIAQIALKFGVDDFGSTMMEENVVSSAGTSFLMPISEIQRHIRDAGYRPQLRDTQYRYLPDPPAESVSRDPQLLQIGVPV
- a CDS encoding rhodanese-like domain-containing protein, yielding MVSVNELPWKDRLDASPEEVERAFREGARFRVLDVRTHPEFAAYHIPGAMQAPIDTLPDELEFIDRETDWIVVCEHGVRSRAATGYLRQNGFDRVCNMVGGMARWRGAIERGAPADHR